ACTTCGGATCGAGCGCGGGGCAGGGCAATGAGCTCATTCTGCCGCTCTTCATCGCGAACGGTGTGACGGGCATTCGCGACATGGGGAGCGCGCTCGACGCGATCCTGCGCGCGCGCGCCGACGTCGCCGCGCACAAACGGCTCGGTCCCAGGATGGTGGTGTCCGGGCCGATGCTCGACGGGCCGCACGAGTCATTCCCGGCGTCGATGGAGATCACCACGCCGGCGATTGGACGTCGCGCGGTCGATTCGCTCAAGCAGCGCGGTGTGGACTTCATCAAGATTCAATCCGGCGTGCCGCGCGACGCCTACTTCGCGATCGCCGACGAAGCGAAGAAGGTCGGCATCCCGTTCGAGGGTCACGTCCCCGATGCGATTCGCGCGTCGGAAGCGATTACCGCCGGCCAGCGAACGTTCGAGCACCTGATCGGGATCTTCGAGGCCAGCTCGCCGGACGAAGACAAGTACATCGTTGACAAGTACGACGGCGGCACCAAACGGCCGAGTCGATTTCTCGCCACCTACGATCCGGCGCGCGAAGCCGCCATCATCAAGCAGATCGCGGCCGCGAACGTGTGGCAGTGTCCGACGTTGTTCTGGGAGCGCGGGCAGTGGTTGGTCGACACGGTGCAGGTGATGAAGGATCCCGACATCGCGTTCGCCGCGAAGAGCTGGATCGCGTCATGGCCAAAGTCGCGCGCGTCGATCCGCAAGGGTCTCGCGAGCGACACGCTGCCGGTGCGCGCGACGTTCGTCGCGCACGAGCTGGACATCGTTCGCAAACTCCACGCGGCGAAAGTCCCGTTTCTCGCCGGGACGGACACGCCCGCCGGCGTGGACGTGCTGCCAGGATTCAGCCTGCATCTCGAGCTCGAGCGCTTCGTCGCGGCAGGGTTCACGCCGCTCGAGGCGCTGCAAACGGCGACGATCAATCCGGCGCTCTTCTGGAACAAGCGCAGCGACTACGGCACGGTGGAAGTTGGGCGCGTCGCGGATCTCGTGCTGCTGACCGGGAATCCACTCACCGACATCAAGAACACACGAACGATCGCCGGCGTCGTGGCGGACGGCCGCTATTTGTCCGCGGCCGATCTGGCACAGTTGCGTTTACGCCTCCGAGGCATCGCGGCCGCGCAATGACTACCAAATCAAGCTCGACAGTGCGAAGGTGACGTGCGCCAGAACGAACAGGTTAAGCCGACATGGGACGTCGGCGTTCAGTCAATCGGGAGACGATGGCGATGAATCGGATCGCTCGACCGCGCGGCCTCACCGCCTGGCGGCTCGCCCTCACGTGCTGCGTGGTTGCGTGCAACAGCGATACGGTATGCGTCACTCAATGCGCGCTCTCCACGCCCGCCGAGATTTCCGTCACCGCGAGCAACGCGCCGGCCGGAATCGTGGGACTCACGATGACGGTCACCGGACCGGTTCTAACGGGGCCGGATACTTCGTGCAGCCAGGGCCCCGGTGGCAAAGACGTCTGCACGATCTACGGCGCACCGGGGGACTATCATGTCACGCTCAATGCGCCGGGCTATCAGTCGAGCGTTCTGAGCTTCACGGCCACGGGCAAGACAGTGGGTTGTTGTGGTGATCTCGCGGACACGCAGACGCTTTCGGTCGTGATGCAACCAGCGAGCGACTGACGGAGCCGCAGCGCTACTTCGCCCCTGCGCGAACCTCCCGCACGGCGGCGATCGTCGAGTCCGCGTTCTTCCAATTCGCGGCCAGTCGGCGATATGCGCTCGTTGCCGCGGGGTCGTCGCCCATTGAACGACATGCACGCGCTAGACCGAGCAGCACGAGCGAGCGACCAGGCGTTCGCTTGAGCGCGGTCTCGAATTCGCGACGCGCGTCGCGTGGGCGTCCGGCCGCGAGCAGCATCTCGCCTAGCAGTTCGTGTGACGGCTTCTCGATCGGCGGCGGACCGAACTCATACGGAAGCGAGTCTTCCAGCGCGGCGGCCCTGCTCAATTCCGCGATAGCCTCACCGGTTCTTCCGCGGCGTGAATTCGCCATGGCGCGGAGCTCCATCTCGACGACGCTGGCCTGGCCGATCATCTCGGGCATCATCACCGCCATCTCGGTGCCACTTATGGCGGCGGTTTGGGTGTGCAAATGAGCCATCAGTGCGTTCGTCGACGACGTGTCGCCGCGTCGGAGATCGTCGTAGGCCGTCGCGTACGATTGGGTGAGATCGACGAACTGCGGCATCTTCGAGACGTCAGCGATCGGCGTGAGACTAGGATCGGCCTGCTCGACGTCGACGAGGTACTGCAAGCGCATCTCGGCATACCCGCTCGCGGCACCCACGGACTTCGCAGCGCGCTCCTGGCACGCTGAGGAGAGCCGCCGGGCGTCCGCGAGCCGGCCCGCTTGCAGGTACGCGTAGTGAAGCCAAATACCCGCGTGCCCGCACCCGAGCACCGGTGCGATCGATGCGTTCGCCGTTTTCGCGACCGTTCGAATCGACGCTTCATTCGCGGCGATCACGTCGTCCCACATGCCCAGCGCGACGAAGATATGAGACGTCATGTGCTGCGCGTGCGGAGCGTCCGGCGCCACCTTCGAGTATGCGCGCGCCGCGGCGAGCCCCTGAGCGGCATGCGCCGGGTCGTCGTACGCGTGAATCACGTAGTGCAGCGCGCCGGGATGGCCCGGGTGATCGCGCATGATTCCCTCGGCGATCTTCGCGGCGCGGAGATACGTCGAATCGGTGCGAGGGAAGAGCGACAGTAAGGCGAGGGAATAAAAGAGCTGAGCGTCGGCGTCGTCGGCGTAGCGCTTCGCCACTCGGCCCGTCTCGACGGCGTACGCCGAGTCTCGGCCGTTCTTGGTGCCGGGGCCGAAGTACAGGATGTCGAGTGTGCCAAGGTAATCCTTCTCGCGTTGAGTCTTGGCTTTCGCGAGACGTTCGGATGGCGTGGCGCCGAGTCGCGCGAGAACTGCGCGAGCCTTGACGGAATCCTGTTCGCGCCAGATGCCGTGGTTGTACGTCATCGCCTCGCCCCAGTACGCCATCGCGAACCCGGGATCACGCTGTTGCGCGTCGCGAAATGCCGAGGCGGCTCCGTCGTACTCGAAGTTGTGCAGGAGCGCGAGACCGCGCAGGAACGCGGGCTGGGCGGAGGCGGCGCCGGAGTTCGCGAAGGAGACGCTTCCGAATCGGGCGGCCGTCGAGTCCAGCGCCGACGAGCTGTGCGCTTCGTGCTGGGCGCCGACCGAAGTGCCGGATGCGGCGCACAGAAATGCGACCGCGAACAACACTCGCCGTGCGCGGACGGGGCTTGCCATTGGGGCCTCTTACTCGAAGCGGATCGCTGAAATAAATGGAATTCAGCGGCCGCGTCGAGGAGACCGCCAGGAACGCGCGTCACGATGGCGAGGACCTCCCGGAGTAAGCGAGAGAGCGCTCGAAGGGAGAATCGACTCTCGGCGCTGCGCGCATTTTGCTTGCTCGATTCTCGGACGCGGTCTACATTCGCGACCCGGCCATGACTCGGCTCCCGATTCCGACCTTCCGAGCGCTCGATGAAGCCGTTGAGCGGCTCAGCGACGTCGCAAAGCGCCTGGCGCGCACCATCGAATACCGACTCGATGTAGGCAGCCGATGAACGCACCGTCGGGTGACGCATGGCGCCCTGACGCCAACGATCCCGCGCAATCTCCCGCCGCACGCAACGAGCTCCGCGACCGGCTGCGAGCCTCGTTGGGCGCCACCTACGCTCTTCAGGGAGAGCTCGGTGGCGGTGGTATGGCTCGCGTCTTCGTCGCTGAAGAAATCGCGCTTCACCGGCAAGTCGTGGTGAAGGTGCTTCCCCCGGAGACAGCCGCCGCGGTGAGCGCGGAGCGCTTCCGTCGCGAGATTCAGATGGCTGCGCGCCTCCAGCACCCGCACATCGTGCCGCTGCTGACCGCCGGCACCGCGGGCGACATTCTCTACTACACGATGCCGATGGTCGAAGGTGAGTCGCTCCGTACGAAGCTAGAGCGCGAGGGCGAACTCTCGGTCACCGAGACGGTTCGCATCCTGCGCGAAGTCGCCGACGCGCTGGCCTATGCGCACGCGCGCGGATTGGTGCACCGCGACATCAAGCCCGACAACGTTCTCATCTCGGCGAACCACGCAGTCGTCACCGACTTCGGTGTCGCCAAGGCTGTGAGCGCGGCGACGGTGGAGGCGACGCTCACCGCGGTGGGTATCGCGCTCGGCACGCCGGCGTACATGGCGCCGGAGCAGGCGGCGGGCGAAACCGACGTCGACGCCAGGGCTGATCTGTACGCGCTCGGATGCACTGCCTACGAGATGCTCTGCGGGCGAACGCCATTCAGCGGATCGTTGCGTCAGGTTCTCGCCCAGCATATGAGTGCCCCGCCTCAGCCGATCGTGACTCGCCGCGCAGACGTGCCGGCCGGGGTCGACGAGTTGATCATGCGATTGCTGGCGAAGGACGCCGCCGACCGTCCCGCGACGGCAACGGCAGTCGTCGACGCGCTCGATGCGCTTGGTTCGCGGCCGGCGGCGAGCCACGGCAAGGCACGGGTCGCGCGGCTGCTCGGCTTGTCGCGTCGGACGACGGTTGGCGTCGCGGTCGTCGCAGCGATCGGCATCACTGCGCTCGGTCTATGGGAGCGATCCCACGGGGCGCGGATCGTGGAGCGCCGGCTCGCCGTCGCGCCATTCGAAAACCTCACCGGCGATCCCTCACTCGACAACGTCGGTCGCATCGCGGCGGACTGGCTGACACAAGGTCTCACGCAGACGGAGTCACTGAGCGTCGTGTCATCCGCCATGGCCGCTGCCGCGTTGGGCGACGCGAAGGGCTCCTATGCCGAACGCGTACAGCGGCTCGCGAGCAAGACCGGTGCGGGGCTGCTCGTTTCGGGAAGCGTGGTCCGTCGCCGCGACTCGCTCCTGCTCGACGTTCAACTCACGGAGGCGCGCACGGGGCGCATCATAAGCACTCTCGATCCTGCGTCTGGTCCGGTGGCCGATCCGATGGTCGCGATCGAAGCCGTGCGCGAGCGGCTGCTCGCCGAGCTTGCTGCAGAAGCGTCGTCCGTGCGCCGTCTTTTGGCCGGCACGCGGCCCCCGACGTATGCGGCCTACGTCGAGTATCTTCGCGGCCTCGAGCTGATCCTCCGCCACGCCGACAATGCCGGGTCGATTCCGTATTTCGAGCGCGCGATCGCGCTCGACTCGACGTTCACGCAGCCGTACCTCTGGCTCGGGAGCGCGTTCGTGAGCACCGGCCAGTATGAGGCCGCCGACTCTTTGGTGCAGCGAACTCGTTGGCTGCGCCCGCGGTTGACGCCGACCGACCGCTACCGATTCGATTGGCTCGAGGCGGCGATGCGCGGCGACCTCGAGGCGGCGCTGCGAGCGGCGCAGGGGAGCGCCGCACGTGATTCCGACGGCGTCTGGCTTTCCCTTGTCGGGTTTGACGCTGTCTACCTCCTGAGACCGCGTCTCGCGATCCCGGCGCTCCAGCTCGCGGACAGCGCGATGACCGCCGCGGGGGCGGGGTTGCAACGGGTCGCGCTCTCGATCGCCCTCCACGAGGCCGGCCGCTACGACGAAGAATTGGCGACACTCGAGCGCGGGCGTCGAGCGTTCCCCGACAATCGGGACATGCTCGTTCAGGAGCTCAGTCCGTTGGCTGGCCTGCGGAACGGCGCGCGCGCCATCGCGCTCGCGGATACAGTGCTTCGTGGCGAGACCGACTCCGTCGGCCCGTCTCTCGTCGGCGTGTTGGACGGCGCACTCGAGGTGCGCGCGCATGGCGATCCGCGCTCAGCCGAGGAGATTGCGCGGCTGGCGCTCGCGTGGTGTTCAGCGCATCCGATGAAGCAGGAGCCAAGCATTCGCGCGTTCCGTCACGGTCTCGCGTTCTTTCTACTCGGCGGGCTCGATTCGGCCGAGACGTACTTCGCCCGGGCGCAGCCCGATCCGTGGTTCCAGGCGCCCGCGTATCTCGCCGTCACGCGGTTCCTGCGCAGCCACGATCGCATCGCCGCGGCGCACACCGCCGACTCGCTCGGAGCCCTCGATCGCCGATGGATGTTCGGCGGCAATACGTTCGCGCAGGCGGCGATCATCGCCCACCTCGGCGACTCGGAGCGGGCGACGCAACTCCTTCGGCAGGCGGTCGCGCGCGGCCAGCCTATGTTCGCCTGGCACGTTTCGCCTGTTCTCGACCCACTTCGCCGCTATCCCCCGTTCGTCGCGCTCATCACACCGGAGCGTTAGGCGGCGCTTCGGCCTGGTGACACTCTGTCACCAAATCCGCACGCGATCCGCCGGCGCGAGGTACAGCTTCTCTCCCGCCTTCACGTTGAAGGCCGGATACCACGGGTCGAGATTGCGCACCGTGAGCGCACGCCACGGTCCCGGCGAGTGCCCGTTCGTCAGCAACTGCCGCCGCAGGGCGGGATCGCGGAACTTCGTCCGCCAGATCTGCGCGAAGCTCAAAAAGAGCTGCTGATCCCCCGTGAGGCCGCCCACCGCCGGCGCCGACTTCGCGGCGAGCGAGGCATGGAACGCGTCGTATGCGGCGGTGATGCCGGCGAGATCCGCGATGTTCTCGCTCAGCGTCTGTTGTCCGTTGATCGCCAGGTCGGGGAAGGGATGGTACGCGCCGTACTGAAGCGCCAACGCGTGCGTCGAGCTCTTGAAGTGCGCGAAATCCGACGGCGTCCACCAGTTGCGCATCAGGCCCTTGGCATCGAACGCGGCACCGAGATTGTCGAAGCTGTGGCTGATCTCATGTCCGATCACCGCGCCGATGCCGCCGTAGTTCATCGCGTCGGCCCGCTCCGCGTCGAAAAAGGGCGGTTGGAGGACCGCCGCCGGAAAGTTGAGCGCGTTCATCGCCGGCATGTTGACCGCGTTCACCGTCTGCGGCGTCATGACCCACATGTTCGGATCCACGGGCTTGCGAAGATCGGCGATGCTGCGGGAGAACTGAAAGCGTTCGACCCGATCCGCGTTGCCGTATGCATCCGTCGGAGACACGACCAGCGCGGCATAACTCGGCCATTGGTCCGGATAGCCGATGCCGACGCGAAGCGTCTGAAGCTTGGCTTTTGCCTCCGCCTTGGTCGACGGCGCCATCCAGGCGAGCGCGTCGATGCGATGCTCGAACGCGCGAATGAGGCCCGCCACCATATTCTGCGCGTTCGCCTTGGCTGCCGGCGGAAAGTATCGGTCGACGTATGCCTTGCCGACGACGAAACCGAGCGCGTCACTCGTCGCGGCCACGGCGCGCCGATCGCGCGACTCCTGCTCCTCGGTGCCGTTCAAGGTCTTGCCGAAGAATGCGAAGGACTCGCGATCGAACGAGGCCGGCAGCACGGCAGCATGATCCTCGATCGCGTGATAAGTGAGCAAGGCCTTCCACGATGCGAGCGCTTGATTTCCCGCGAGCGCGGCGATCCCGGTAATGGCGCTCGGCTGCCAGGCGACGAGCGAATCCTCATTGGCCAGTCCGGCCGCGGCAAAGAACTCGTTCCAATCGAGCCCCGGCGCCTTGCGCGCAAAATCGGCGCGCGCCCAGTGGTTGTTGCCCTTCACCGGGTCCTCGCTGTCCTCGACCTTCCAGTGCACGCGGGCGATTCGCGTTTCGAGCGCGATCAGCGAGTCGGCGTTCGCCCGCGCGCTCGCAATGCCGGCGAGTGTGAGCATTTTCTCGACGTGCGCGCGATACGCGACCCGCATCGCGAGCATCGCCGGCGACGTGTCGAGGTAATAGCTCCGGTCGGGCATCGCGACGCCGCCCTGAAGCAGATACGCCGCGTTGCGTCCCGGGTGGTTGAAGTCCTGAGCGACCCAGAGCCCGAACGGATTGTCCGTGTGCAGATTCGTGTTGTTGATCGGGTCGACGTCGGCCCGGAGATGCGCACCGATGAAATGCGCGAGCGCCGCTCTGCTCGAGATCGCGGCGATACTGTCGAGCAGCGGCCGGATCGGCGAAGTCCCCCGCGTCGCGATCGCCGCCGTGTCGAGATAGGCGTGATAGAAGTCAGCTTCCTTGCGCTCATCGGTTCCGTCTGCGGTGTGTACCGCGGCCGCGCGATGCACGATCTCGATCACGTTCGCTTCAGCCCGCTTCGCAGCGATATCGAAGGAACCGAAGCTGCTCCGCTCCGGCGGGATCTTGGTCGCGCGATCCCAGTTGCCGTTCGCGTATTTGTAGAAGTCGTTCCCCGGGCGCACCGCCGTATCCATCGCCGCGGCATCGAGGCCCGCGATTGTGCGCTGAGCGCTCGTCGTCACAGGGATTGCGAGTATCGCGGCCGTGCAAGCGACCACGCGAGTGAGGCGGCGGTTCATGCTGGCACTCCAGGTGCAAGTAGTCCGTGAGCGAGGAGAAATGCATCTCCCGCAACGACCGCACCAGCCTGCGTCGACGGCTAGGTTGTCAGCAGCTGTTTAACCTTTGACGTCGTAGCGCCTCAGTAGGCCGCACGCCCATCATAGCCGCCCGTGAAATCACGAATCCTGATCGCCCTTGCCGTCGGTGCACTCGTAGGTTGTTCCGACTGGACGGGCGTCAGCTCACGCTCACGCTGCGCGAGCACCTTGGCGGAGGTGCCGTTCGGACAGACCTGTACGTCGCGCCGTGATTAGCCGACGACTACTGGGTCAGCCGCGCGGCCGGACGCCCAGCTCTGTGTCGAGCTCCCTCAAAGCCGCGTCATAGTAGGGATCCGGAGCCGCCGCCGGCGGGAACTCGCGAATCGGCGCGGGGCGCGATGTGTGGGACGGCGCGAAGATAGCGCGCGCGAAACGATAAACCCCGTACCCGATCACCCCGACGATCGCCAGCTTGAAGGCGATCACGAGAAGGGCGAAAAGGGTACCGACGAGGCCGGCGGTCAGCGCCAGCGCAAGAAGCGCAACCGGGATCGTGATGGCGAGCCCGATGATGACCTTGAGGAGTGTCCAAAGAACGCGCATCGCATGCCTCCAACCGGCACCGCTGGCTGTGGAATGTTGCTGCCATCGAGGACTGGATCGCCCTCGCCAGGTCCCTACGGAAACGAGGCGCGTTTGGTTCCAGCCATTGGGGGCGACGCTTGCGCTCCATCGTCACTGGTATCAACGTGCTAGAAGAACCCGCCAAAGGGGCACGGATGAGCAAGTACACTCTCAGCGTCAACGGGCAGTCGAAAACGGTCGACGTGGCGCCGGACACACCGATGCTCTGGGTGCTCCGCGACTCCTTGGGCCTGGTCGGCACCAAGTACGGCTGCGGAATCGGCGAGTGCGGCGCGTGCACGATTCACGTCGACGGTTCGCCTCGGCGGGCGTGCCAGACGCCGGTCTCCGAGGTGGGCCGGGCAGCCATCACTACCATAGAAGGCCTTTCGCCGGACGGTAAGCATCCGCTCCAGCGGGCGTGGGTCGAGCTGGATGTTCCGCAATGCGGCTACTGCCAGTCCGGCCAGCTCATGACGGCGGCCTCGCTGCTCAAACAAGATCCGCGGCCGAGCGACGCCGAAATCGACAAGACGATGGCGGGCAATCTTTGCCGCTGCGCGTCGTACACTCGCATGCGGGCCGGTATCAAGCGCGCCGCCGAGTTGGCCGCCTCCGGCATATCGGACAAGGGAGGCCGCGAATGAAACCGCTTCGCAAGTCATCGCCGCCGGCAGTCGACCGACGAGAGTTCATCAAGGTCAGCGCGCTCGCGGGGGGCGGCCTGTTGTTCGGCGCGTATCTCCGCTTCGGAGAATCCGTCGCCTACGCGGAGAGCGCCCCGATCGCGGAGACCTTCGCGCCGAACGTGTTCATCAGCATCGCGCCGAACGGAGCGGTGTCGATCATCGCGCCGAACTCCGAGATGGGGCAGGGCATCAAGACCGGGCTTCCCATGATTGTCGCCGAGGAGCTCGACGTCGCGTGGGAAGATGTGACGATCGTGCAGGGCGATTTGAATTCGGCGTATGGCCGCCAGGCGTCCGTCGGCAGCGGATCGACGGTCGGCAACTACACGCCGCTCCGTCGAGCCGGCGCGACCGCCCGCGCCATGCTCGTCGCCGCCGCCGCGCAGACGTGGGGCGTGCCGGAGAGCGAGTGCACGACGGAGCGAAGCGCGGTCATTCATGCCGCGTCGAAGCGACGCGCCAGGTACGGCGATCTCGTGGCGAAGGCCGCAACGCTAACTCCTCCCGAGAACGCGCCGCTCAAAGACCCAAAAGACTTCAAGCTGCTCGGCACGCGCGTTCCCGGCGTCGACAATCAGAAAGTCGTCACGGGCGCGCCACTCTTCGGCATCGACGTGAAGCTGCCGGGAATGCTCTTCGCGACGTACACGAAGTGTCCCGTCTTCGGCGGAAAACCGAAAAGCGCCAACCTGGATGAAGTGAAGAGTCGGCTCGGCGTGCGCGATGCGTTCATCCTCGACGGCATCGAGACTTTGACGCCCGGCGTCGCCATCGTCGCCGACACGACGTGGAACGCGTTCAGCGCGACCGACGCGCTGAAGGTTCAGTGGGACGAGGGGCCCGTCGCCGCACAAAGCAGTGCGGAGATGGCGCGCCAGGCGGATCAACTCGCGAAAGCGACTCCGCCGGCGCCGCTACCGGCTGGCGCGAAGGCAGTCGAAGCCGCGTATCACTACCCGTTTCTCGCGCACGCGACGCTCGAGCCGCAGAACTGCACGGCGGTGTTCAAGAACGGCGTCATGGAGATGTGGACGCCGACTCAAATTCCCGCGAGTGGCCAAGGTCTCGTCACCCGCGGACTCGGCCTCGCGCCGAAAGACGTCATCGTTCACATCACCCGACTCGGCGGCGGGTTCGGTCGCCGGGGCAGCAACGAGTTCTCGATCGAAGCGGCGGCGATCGCCAAGCGGCTGGAGGGCACGCCGGTCAAGCTGATGTGGAAGCGCGAGCACGACTTCGGGCACGACAACTATCGCTCGAACGGCTGGCACTACTTCACGGCCGGTCTCGACGGTGGCGGCAAGGTCGTCGCGCTGCACGACGCGTTCGTGAAAATGCAGGGCGGTCCCGGCGACATGAGCGCCGGCGGATTCCCGTTTATCGCGATCCCGGGTTCACAGGTGCAGTCGAGCAAACTGCCGCCTGGCATTCCCACCGGATTCTGGCGTGCTCCCGGCGACAACGGGAACGTCTGGGCGACGCAGTGTTTCGTCGACGAACTCGCTCACGCGGCTGGCCGCGACCCAGTCGCGTTCACGCTCGACTTGATCAGCGCGGTTCCCGCGCCGAACCCCGCGGCCGGCGGGCGCGGGTTCGACCCGGCGAAGATGACGACGGTTCTCAAGCTCGCGACGGAAAAGGCCGGGTGGGGCTCGCCACGTCCGCGCGGCGAGGGGCTGGGCTTCGCGATCACGCACACGAACAACGCATACGTCGCGATCGTCGCCGACGTGTCCGTGACTCGTGACGGCCAACTCACGGTGAAAAAGCTCACGGCCGCCGTGGACGCCGGGACGATCATCAACCTCAGCGCGGCCGAAGCGCAGGTCCAGGGCGCGATGATCGACGGCATCGGCGCGGCGTGGTTCCAAAAGGTCACGATCGAGCACGGCGCCGCCGCGCAGACGAACTTCGACGAGTATCCGATGCTGCGGATGAACCATGCACCGAAGCTCGTCGAGGTTCATTTCATCAAATCAGTCGCTCCGCCGACGGGGCTGGGCGAGCCGGGCCTGCCGGCGGCGGCACCGGCCGTGTGCAACGCGATCTTCGCCGCGACGGGGAAGCGCGTACGAACGCTTCCGATCGTCGATATGGATTTGAAATGGGCATGAAGACCGGACAGAACTGACGGGAGTCTACACCGGTCGCTCTGGCAAGCACGCACCCTGAGCCGCTTCTAGTCCGCGCGGCGGGCCCGTGGGCCTCACATCCATATATGCCATGCGGACGTCCTTTCCGTAGAGCACGAACGACAATGTCGAAA
The window above is part of the Gemmatimonadaceae bacterium genome. Proteins encoded here:
- a CDS encoding (2Fe-2S)-binding protein, whose product is MSKYTLSVNGQSKTVDVAPDTPMLWVLRDSLGLVGTKYGCGIGECGACTIHVDGSPRRACQTPVSEVGRAAITTIEGLSPDGKHPLQRAWVELDVPQCGYCQSGQLMTAASLLKQDPRPSDAEIDKTMAGNLCRCASYTRMRAGIKRAAELAASGISDKGGRE
- a CDS encoding M13 family metallopeptidase — protein: MNRRLTRVVACTAAILAIPVTTSAQRTIAGLDAAAMDTAVRPGNDFYKYANGNWDRATKIPPERSSFGSFDIAAKRAEANVIEIVHRAAAVHTADGTDERKEADFYHAYLDTAAIATRGTSPIRPLLDSIAAISSRAALAHFIGAHLRADVDPINNTNLHTDNPFGLWVAQDFNHPGRNAAYLLQGGVAMPDRSYYLDTSPAMLAMRVAYRAHVEKMLTLAGIASARANADSLIALETRIARVHWKVEDSEDPVKGNNHWARADFARKAPGLDWNEFFAAAGLANEDSLVAWQPSAITGIAALAGNQALASWKALLTYHAIEDHAAVLPASFDRESFAFFGKTLNGTEEQESRDRRAVAATSDALGFVVGKAYVDRYFPPAAKANAQNMVAGLIRAFEHRIDALAWMAPSTKAEAKAKLQTLRVGIGYPDQWPSYAALVVSPTDAYGNADRVERFQFSRSIADLRKPVDPNMWVMTPQTVNAVNMPAMNALNFPAAVLQPPFFDAERADAMNYGGIGAVIGHEISHSFDNLGAAFDAKGLMRNWWTPSDFAHFKSSTHALALQYGAYHPFPDLAINGQQTLSENIADLAGITAAYDAFHASLAAKSAPAVGGLTGDQQLFLSFAQIWRTKFRDPALRRQLLTNGHSPGPWRALTVRNLDPWYPAFNVKAGEKLYLAPADRVRIW
- a CDS encoding tetratricopeptide repeat protein, translating into MASPVRARRVLFAVAFLCAASGTSVGAQHEAHSSSALDSTAARFGSVSFANSGAASAQPAFLRGLALLHNFEYDGAASAFRDAQQRDPGFAMAYWGEAMTYNHGIWREQDSVKARAVLARLGATPSERLAKAKTQREKDYLGTLDILYFGPGTKNGRDSAYAVETGRVAKRYADDADAQLFYSLALLSLFPRTDSTYLRAAKIAEGIMRDHPGHPGALHYVIHAYDDPAHAAQGLAAARAYSKVAPDAPHAQHMTSHIFVALGMWDDVIAANEASIRTVAKTANASIAPVLGCGHAGIWLHYAYLQAGRLADARRLSSACQERAAKSVGAASGYAEMRLQYLVDVEQADPSLTPIADVSKMPQFVDLTQSYATAYDDLRRGDTSSTNALMAHLHTQTAAISGTEMAVMMPEMIGQASVVEMELRAMANSRRGRTGEAIAELSRAAALEDSLPYEFGPPPIEKPSHELLGEMLLAAGRPRDARREFETALKRTPGRSLVLLGLARACRSMGDDPAATSAYRRLAANWKNADSTIAAVREVRAGAK
- a CDS encoding amidohydrolase family protein, with protein sequence MRRIALVLTCLLPMRQAAAQTLRITNANVVDVSTGQLHPSSTIVIRGNRIASVGTAPRGGAAQKGDQIVDAKGMYVIPGLWDMHTHVYFGSSAGQGNELILPLFIANGVTGIRDMGSALDAILRARADVAAHKRLGPRMVVSGPMLDGPHESFPASMEITTPAIGRRAVDSLKQRGVDFIKIQSGVPRDAYFAIADEAKKVGIPFEGHVPDAIRASEAITAGQRTFEHLIGIFEASSPDEDKYIVDKYDGGTKRPSRFLATYDPAREAAIIKQIAAANVWQCPTLFWERGQWLVDTVQVMKDPDIAFAAKSWIASWPKSRASIRKGLASDTLPVRATFVAHELDIVRKLHAAKVPFLAGTDTPAGVDVLPGFSLHLELERFVAAGFTPLEALQTATINPALFWNKRSDYGTVEVGRVADLVLLTGNPLTDIKNTRTIAGVVADGRYLSAADLAQLRLRLRGIAAAQ
- a CDS encoding serine/threonine-protein kinase; protein product: MNAPSGDAWRPDANDPAQSPAARNELRDRLRASLGATYALQGELGGGGMARVFVAEEIALHRQVVVKVLPPETAAAVSAERFRREIQMAARLQHPHIVPLLTAGTAGDILYYTMPMVEGESLRTKLEREGELSVTETVRILREVADALAYAHARGLVHRDIKPDNVLISANHAVVTDFGVAKAVSAATVEATLTAVGIALGTPAYMAPEQAAGETDVDARADLYALGCTAYEMLCGRTPFSGSLRQVLAQHMSAPPQPIVTRRADVPAGVDELIMRLLAKDAADRPATATAVVDALDALGSRPAASHGKARVARLLGLSRRTTVGVAVVAAIGITALGLWERSHGARIVERRLAVAPFENLTGDPSLDNVGRIAADWLTQGLTQTESLSVVSSAMAAAALGDAKGSYAERVQRLASKTGAGLLVSGSVVRRRDSLLLDVQLTEARTGRIISTLDPASGPVADPMVAIEAVRERLLAELAAEASSVRRLLAGTRPPTYAAYVEYLRGLELILRHADNAGSIPYFERAIALDSTFTQPYLWLGSAFVSTGQYEAADSLVQRTRWLRPRLTPTDRYRFDWLEAAMRGDLEAALRAAQGSAARDSDGVWLSLVGFDAVYLLRPRLAIPALQLADSAMTAAGAGLQRVALSIALHEAGRYDEELATLERGRRAFPDNRDMLVQELSPLAGLRNGARAIALADTVLRGETDSVGPSLVGVLDGALEVRAHGDPRSAEEIARLALAWCSAHPMKQEPSIRAFRHGLAFFLLGGLDSAETYFARAQPDPWFQAPAYLAVTRFLRSHDRIAAAHTADSLGALDRRWMFGGNTFAQAAIIAHLGDSERATQLLRQAVARGQPMFAWHVSPVLDPLRRYPPFVALITPER
- a CDS encoding molybdopterin cofactor-binding domain-containing protein; this translates as MKPLRKSSPPAVDRREFIKVSALAGGGLLFGAYLRFGESVAYAESAPIAETFAPNVFISIAPNGAVSIIAPNSEMGQGIKTGLPMIVAEELDVAWEDVTIVQGDLNSAYGRQASVGSGSTVGNYTPLRRAGATARAMLVAAAAQTWGVPESECTTERSAVIHAASKRRARYGDLVAKAATLTPPENAPLKDPKDFKLLGTRVPGVDNQKVVTGAPLFGIDVKLPGMLFATYTKCPVFGGKPKSANLDEVKSRLGVRDAFILDGIETLTPGVAIVADTTWNAFSATDALKVQWDEGPVAAQSSAEMARQADQLAKATPPAPLPAGAKAVEAAYHYPFLAHATLEPQNCTAVFKNGVMEMWTPTQIPASGQGLVTRGLGLAPKDVIVHITRLGGGFGRRGSNEFSIEAAAIAKRLEGTPVKLMWKREHDFGHDNYRSNGWHYFTAGLDGGGKVVALHDAFVKMQGGPGDMSAGGFPFIAIPGSQVQSSKLPPGIPTGFWRAPGDNGNVWATQCFVDELAHAAGRDPVAFTLDLISAVPAPNPAAGGRGFDPAKMTTVLKLATEKAGWGSPRPRGEGLGFAITHTNNAYVAIVADVSVTRDGQLTVKKLTAAVDAGTIINLSAAEAQVQGAMIDGIGAAWFQKVTIEHGAAAQTNFDEYPMLRMNHAPKLVEVHFIKSVAPPTGLGEPGLPAAAPAVCNAIFAATGKRVRTLPIVDMDLKWA